The following are encoded in a window of Methanobrevibacter ruminantium M1 genomic DNA:
- a CDS encoding acyltransferase, translating into MTISPKRILYLDEVRSLAIMLVVIGHLARLFSYNYNSWLFCSGVFSLTRIGVPLFFTVSGSLLLTRKYEVKKFLEKRFKRVCLPFFSWIIIYIVAGVLIWHYDLTFEYVVNTAFGVGDYSALFWFIWSLIGVYLLIPVISSFIREEGNWGAEYLILITIILSLLYTFGFFDYPQMKYNFRVIFNFFPVLGYFIMGSYIHNKKFKYSDKKMFAIGCVLFIVGICGHFAKIYLKGLGGLSLAPIDFFDICVIMETIGLFIAFKYASTKWDKRKDARN; encoded by the coding sequence ATGACCATAAGTCCCAAGAGAATATTATATTTAGATGAAGTTCGCTCACTTGCAATCATGCTCGTAGTCATTGGGCATTTGGCAAGGCTGTTTTCATATAACTACAATAGTTGGCTGTTCTGCAGCGGAGTATTTTCCCTAACTCGTATAGGCGTTCCTCTCTTTTTTACAGTAAGCGGATCTCTTCTTTTAACTAGAAAATATGAGGTAAAAAAGTTTTTAGAAAAGCGATTCAAACGTGTATGTCTGCCTTTCTTCTCTTGGATAATAATATATATAGTTGCCGGAGTGCTGATTTGGCATTATGACCTTACATTCGAATATGTGGTAAACACTGCATTTGGTGTTGGAGACTATTCTGCACTGTTCTGGTTTATTTGGTCACTTATTGGAGTTTATCTATTAATACCAGTCATCAGCAGCTTTATACGTGAAGAGGGAAATTGGGGAGCAGAATATCTGATTTTAATTACAATAATACTGTCCCTATTATACACATTCGGATTCTTTGACTATCCTCAAATGAAATATAACTTTAGAGTCATCTTTAACTTCTTCCCAGTTCTCGGATACTTCATTATGGGGTCTTACATTCACAATAAGAAGTTTAAGTATTCAGATAAGAAGATGTTTGCTATCGGATGCGTCTTGTTTATAGTCGGAATCTGCGGACACTTTGCAAAAATCTATCTTAAGGGTCTTGGAGGACTTTCCCTTGCACCGATAGACTTCTTTGACATATGTGTAATAATGGAAACAATAGGGCTATTCATTGCATTTAAGTATGCAAGCACCAAATGGGATAAAAGGAAAGATGCAAGAAATTGA